Proteins co-encoded in one Oncorhynchus keta strain PuntledgeMale-10-30-2019 chromosome 36, Oket_V2, whole genome shotgun sequence genomic window:
- the LOC118369740 gene encoding receptor-type tyrosine-protein phosphatase epsilon-like isoform X1, which yields MVLFLIATTITLNNSSRENQTLENPTSQGAHVLPPTLISLLLIIIILLIVYFLRFRNHRKALISQKTQNGFLEDQGEQTVVLLPRSPSPSKRYFPIPLDLLEDEFRIRSADDCKLFREEFNSLTCGYHHGSFEEASREINKDKNRYPNILPYDHSRVLLTQIDGHSCTDYINASYIDGYKEKNKLIAAQGPMHDTVADFWRMIWEQKTATIVMLTNLKERKEDKCYQYWPDQGCWMYGSVRVSVEDFTVLVDYTIRKFCVQYQGNDGPRAPRLVTQLHFTSWPDFGVPFSPIGMLKFLKKVKTVNPSYAGPIVVHCSAGVGRTGTFIVIDGMIDMMHVEKRLDVFGFVTRIREQRSQLVQTDMQYSFIYHALLEYYMYGDTELDVSSLEGHLQKLHNTRTPLDKLGLEEEFRKLTNVRIMKENMRTGNLPANMKKNRVLQIIPYDFNRVILSMKRGQEFTDYINASFIDGYRQKDYFIATQGPQSHTVEDFWRMVWEYRCHSIVMLTELKEREQDKCFQYWPAEGTVTFGDYTLELKGDALCDTFTLKDMVLTYGPENQSRHVRHFHFHGWPEIGIPAEGKGMIDIIASVQRQQQQSGNHPIIVHCSAGAGRTGTFIALSNILERVKAEGLLDVFQTVKSLRMKRPHMVQTVEQYDFCYRVVQDFVDIFSDYANFK from the exons ATGGTGTTGTTTCTGATTGCAACTACAATAACCTTGAATAACTCCTCTCGTGAGAACCAGACTTTAG AAAACCCTACCTCCCAGGGTGCCCATGTCCTTCCCCCTACGctgatctctcttcttctcatcatcatcattctcCTGATTGTATACTTCCTAAG GTTTAGAAACCACAGGAAGGCTCTTATCTCTCAGAAGACTCAAAATGGCTTCTTGGAAGATCAAG GAGAGCAGACAGTGGTCCTCCTCCCAcgatccccctctccatccaagAGGTACTTCCCCATCCCCCTGGACTTGCTGGAGGACGAGTTCCGAATACGCTCGGCAGACGACTGCAAGCTTTTCAGAGAGGAGTTCAAT TCACTGACCTGTGGCTACCACCATGGCTCCTTTGAGGAGGCTAGCAGGGAGATCAACAAGGACAAGAACAGATACCCAAACATCCTACCAT ATGACCATTCCAGAGTATTGTTAACGCAAATAGATGGGCATTCTTGTACGGACTACATAAATGCCTCATACATAGAT GGTTATAAAGAGAAGAACAAATTAATTGCAGCTCAAG GCCCGATGCACGACACAGTGGCTGACTTCTGGCGGATGATTTGGGAACAGAAGACTGCTACTATAGTGATGCTCACTAAcctgaaagagagaaaagag GACAAGTGTTACCAGTACTGGCCAGACCAGGGCTGTTGGATGTATGGGAGTGTGAGGGTGTCAGTGGAGGACTTTACTGTACTGGTGGACTACACCATCCGCAAGTTCTGTGTACAATAT CAGGGGAATGATGGCCCAAGGGCCCCCCGCTTAGTCACCCAGCTCCACTTCACCAGCTGGCCAGACTTTGGGGTGCCCTTCTCCCCTATCGGCATGCTCAAGTTCCTCAAGAAGGTGAAGACAGTCAACCCGTCCTATGCAGGACCCATCGTAGTGCACTGCAG TGCTGGGGTAGGTAGGACTGGGACGTTCATCGTCATAGATGGCATGATTGACATGATGCATGTAGAGAAGAGGCTGGATGTCTTTGGGTTTGTGACCAGAATACGGGAGCAGCGCTCTCAGCTCGTCCAGACCGAT ATGCAGTACTCGTTCATCTACCACGCTCTGCTGGAGTATTATATGTATGGGGACACAGAGCTGGACGTGTCCTCTCTGGAAGGCCACCTGCAGAAACTCCACAACACCAGGACACCCCTTGACAAGCTGGGCCTAGAGGAAGAGTTCAGG AAACTGACCAATGTACGCATAATGAAGGAGAACATGAGGACTGGAAACCTTCCTGCAAACATGAAGAAGAACCGTGTGCTTCAGATTATTCCAT ATGACTTCAACCGGGTTATATTATCAATGAAAAGGGGCCAAGAGTTCACGGACTACATCAATGCATCATTTATTGAT GGATACAGACAGAAGGACTACTTCATCGCTACCCAGGGTCCCCAGTCTCACACGGTGGAGGATTTTTGGAGGATGGTGTGGGAGTACAGGTGTCACTCTATCGTCATGCTCACTGAACTCAAGGAGAGGGAACAG GACAAGTGTTTCCAGTACTGGCCAGCAGAGGGCACTGTGACATTTGGAGACTACACTTTGGAGCTGAAGGGGGATGCACTATGTGACACTTTCACTCTGAAGGACATGGTGCTCACATATGGACCA GAAAATCAGTCACGGCACGTCAGGCACTTTCATTTCCACGGCTGGCCTGAGATCGGAATACCGGCAGAGGGAAAGGGAATGATCGACATCATTGCTTCAGTGCAGAGACAGCAACAACAGTCTGGAAACCACCCTATTATAGTACACTGCAG TGCTGGTGCGGGTCGGACCGGTACATTCATCGCCCTGAGTAACATTCTGGAGCGGGTGAAAGCAGAGGGCCTACTGGACGTGTTTCAGACTGTCAAGAGCTTACGCATGAAGAGACCACACATGGTTCAGACTGTG GAACAATATGACTTCTGCTACAGAGTGGTTCAAGATTTTGTTGACATTTTCTCAGACTATGCCAATTTTAAATGA
- the LOC118369740 gene encoding receptor-type tyrosine-protein phosphatase epsilon-like isoform X2, translated as MLSPIPPLSILTTERGVNNLLLMRKNSFQFRWFRNHRKALISQKTQNGFLEDQGEQTVVLLPRSPSPSKRYFPIPLDLLEDEFRIRSADDCKLFREEFNSLTCGYHHGSFEEASREINKDKNRYPNILPYDHSRVLLTQIDGHSCTDYINASYIDGYKEKNKLIAAQGPMHDTVADFWRMIWEQKTATIVMLTNLKERKEDKCYQYWPDQGCWMYGSVRVSVEDFTVLVDYTIRKFCVQYQGNDGPRAPRLVTQLHFTSWPDFGVPFSPIGMLKFLKKVKTVNPSYAGPIVVHCSAGVGRTGTFIVIDGMIDMMHVEKRLDVFGFVTRIREQRSQLVQTDMQYSFIYHALLEYYMYGDTELDVSSLEGHLQKLHNTRTPLDKLGLEEEFRKLTNVRIMKENMRTGNLPANMKKNRVLQIIPYDFNRVILSMKRGQEFTDYINASFIDGYRQKDYFIATQGPQSHTVEDFWRMVWEYRCHSIVMLTELKEREQDKCFQYWPAEGTVTFGDYTLELKGDALCDTFTLKDMVLTYGPENQSRHVRHFHFHGWPEIGIPAEGKGMIDIIASVQRQQQQSGNHPIIVHCSAGAGRTGTFIALSNILERVKAEGLLDVFQTVKSLRMKRPHMVQTVEQYDFCYRVVQDFVDIFSDYANFK; from the exons ATGCTCTCACCCATTCCCCCACTCAGTATCCTCACCACTGAGAGAGGAGTTAACAATCTGCTTCTCATGAGAAAGAACAGCTTTCAGTTCAGATG GTTTAGAAACCACAGGAAGGCTCTTATCTCTCAGAAGACTCAAAATGGCTTCTTGGAAGATCAAG GAGAGCAGACAGTGGTCCTCCTCCCAcgatccccctctccatccaagAGGTACTTCCCCATCCCCCTGGACTTGCTGGAGGACGAGTTCCGAATACGCTCGGCAGACGACTGCAAGCTTTTCAGAGAGGAGTTCAAT TCACTGACCTGTGGCTACCACCATGGCTCCTTTGAGGAGGCTAGCAGGGAGATCAACAAGGACAAGAACAGATACCCAAACATCCTACCAT ATGACCATTCCAGAGTATTGTTAACGCAAATAGATGGGCATTCTTGTACGGACTACATAAATGCCTCATACATAGAT GGTTATAAAGAGAAGAACAAATTAATTGCAGCTCAAG GCCCGATGCACGACACAGTGGCTGACTTCTGGCGGATGATTTGGGAACAGAAGACTGCTACTATAGTGATGCTCACTAAcctgaaagagagaaaagag GACAAGTGTTACCAGTACTGGCCAGACCAGGGCTGTTGGATGTATGGGAGTGTGAGGGTGTCAGTGGAGGACTTTACTGTACTGGTGGACTACACCATCCGCAAGTTCTGTGTACAATAT CAGGGGAATGATGGCCCAAGGGCCCCCCGCTTAGTCACCCAGCTCCACTTCACCAGCTGGCCAGACTTTGGGGTGCCCTTCTCCCCTATCGGCATGCTCAAGTTCCTCAAGAAGGTGAAGACAGTCAACCCGTCCTATGCAGGACCCATCGTAGTGCACTGCAG TGCTGGGGTAGGTAGGACTGGGACGTTCATCGTCATAGATGGCATGATTGACATGATGCATGTAGAGAAGAGGCTGGATGTCTTTGGGTTTGTGACCAGAATACGGGAGCAGCGCTCTCAGCTCGTCCAGACCGAT ATGCAGTACTCGTTCATCTACCACGCTCTGCTGGAGTATTATATGTATGGGGACACAGAGCTGGACGTGTCCTCTCTGGAAGGCCACCTGCAGAAACTCCACAACACCAGGACACCCCTTGACAAGCTGGGCCTAGAGGAAGAGTTCAGG AAACTGACCAATGTACGCATAATGAAGGAGAACATGAGGACTGGAAACCTTCCTGCAAACATGAAGAAGAACCGTGTGCTTCAGATTATTCCAT ATGACTTCAACCGGGTTATATTATCAATGAAAAGGGGCCAAGAGTTCACGGACTACATCAATGCATCATTTATTGAT GGATACAGACAGAAGGACTACTTCATCGCTACCCAGGGTCCCCAGTCTCACACGGTGGAGGATTTTTGGAGGATGGTGTGGGAGTACAGGTGTCACTCTATCGTCATGCTCACTGAACTCAAGGAGAGGGAACAG GACAAGTGTTTCCAGTACTGGCCAGCAGAGGGCACTGTGACATTTGGAGACTACACTTTGGAGCTGAAGGGGGATGCACTATGTGACACTTTCACTCTGAAGGACATGGTGCTCACATATGGACCA GAAAATCAGTCACGGCACGTCAGGCACTTTCATTTCCACGGCTGGCCTGAGATCGGAATACCGGCAGAGGGAAAGGGAATGATCGACATCATTGCTTCAGTGCAGAGACAGCAACAACAGTCTGGAAACCACCCTATTATAGTACACTGCAG TGCTGGTGCGGGTCGGACCGGTACATTCATCGCCCTGAGTAACATTCTGGAGCGGGTGAAAGCAGAGGGCCTACTGGACGTGTTTCAGACTGTCAAGAGCTTACGCATGAAGAGACCACACATGGTTCAGACTGTG GAACAATATGACTTCTGCTACAGAGTGGTTCAAGATTTTGTTGACATTTTCTCAGACTATGCCAATTTTAAATGA